tctcctctgcaccctccctaccttcatctttctcctctgcactctccctcccttcatcttactcctctgcaccctccctccctaccttcatctttctcctctgcaccctccctaccttcatctttctcctctgcactctccctcccttcatcttactcctctgcaccctccctccctaccttcatctttctcctctgcaccctccctaccttcatctttctcctctgcactctccctcccttcatcttactcctctgcaccctccctcccttcatctttctcctctgcaccctccctccctcccttcatcttactcctctgcaccctccctccctaccttcatcTTTCTCCTCTGCACCCTCCCTACCTTCATCTTTCTACTCTgcactctccctcccttcatcttactcctctgcaccctccctccctaccttcatctttctcctctgcaccctccctcccttcatctttctcctctgcaccctccctaccttcatcctctgcactctccctcccttcatcgtACTACTCtacactctccctcccttcatctttctcctctgcaccctccctccttcccttcatctttctcctctgcaccctccctccttcccttcataTTTCTCCTctgcaccctccctcccttcatctttctcctctgcaccctccctcccttcatctttctcctctgcaccctccctcccttcatctttcTCCTCTGCACCCTCCCTACCTTGCTTCATCTTTCTCCTctgcaccctccctcccttcatcttaCTCTTCTGCACCCTCCCTACCTTGCTTCATCTTTCTACTctgcaccctccctcccttcatctttctcctctgcaccctccctcccttcatctttctcctctgcaccctccctcccttcatcttaCTCCTCTGCACCCTCCCTACCTTGCTTCATCTTTCTCCTctgcaccctccctcccttcatcttactcctctgcaccctccctcccttcatctttctcctctgcaccctccctcccttcatcttactcctctgcaccctccctcccttcatctttctcttctgcaccctccctcccttcatctttctcctctgcaccctccctccatctttctcctctgcaccctccctaccttcatctttctcctctgcactctccctcccttcatcttactcctctgcaccctccctccctaccttcatctttctcctctgcaccctccctaccttcatctttctcctctgcactctccctcccttcatcttactcctctgcaccctccctcccttcatctttctcctctgcaccctccctccctcccttcatcttattcctctgcaccctccctccctaccttcatcTTTCTCCTCTGCACCCTCCCTACCTTCATCTTACTCCTctgcaccctccctcccttcatctttcTCCTCTGCACCCTCCCTTCATCTTACTCCTCtgcaccctccctccctaccttcatcTTTCTCCTCTGCACCCTCCCTACCTTCATCTTACTCCTCTGCACCCTCCCTTCATCTTTCTCCTctgcaccctccctcccttcatctttctcctctgcaccctccctccttcccttcatctttatcctctgcaccctccctcccttcatcctctacactctccctcccttcatcgtACTCCTctacactctccctccctccctttatctTCCCTCAGGTGTTTTAGTCGgggttctctcctctcactcaatAGCTCCAATTTTGTAGACAAGAACTTCCTAGTGTTTTTATTCAACAGAATTAGATCTTAATATGCAAAGCTTCTAAAATGGAATGTTTTCTCAAAAGAGGAATTCATTTCAAAATTCTAATATATTCCTCAAAAGAGTTGTAAATAAGTTGCAAATTCTAATATATTTGTACAAAAGAGACATGTAGAAGACAGATGCTTTATTTAGAAAAATAGAGAGCAAGACAGTTGGCATGTGGTATATTTCATTTAAGGATTTACAGTTCATAGCAAAACATTTAACATTTTTCATTTCATTGCAAAAAACAAAGGACTTGGGTGTCAGCTACAGATTTTCCCTTCGTCAACCTCCACTTTCGTTTCCCTTTAATTATTGCAGTTACACGGCAAATGATTTGACATTCAAAGTCATATGGAAATGACATTCTGTCCTTACTCTCTCAGAGTTGTACTCTCTTTGCATGATCCTCTTTTCAAAAACGCCCTGCCAGTTCTTTGTGTCTCATTCTGCAAATAAAACGTAACGTTTCGCAACCATTTTACTAAGAACTCCCTGCATATGTATAAAACCACCGGTGGTGATTCTCTTAAACGTACAACTCAAAGCAAATGAGACACAGAAGGAAGTAGCACCTTCCTTTTGGTTTGACAGTCAGTAAGAGAGTTAAGGAGACCTCTCGTtgaaaaacacacaaacaacaaTCATAAGAAGATGTGGAAGGGAAACAGTGTGAGTCTGGACACCATAGAAAAATATCACTAGAAAGACAATCCCCATTCAACTATATTGATCATACCCCATGGTTGTCCAGTCATAGTGCCGAGGTCTGTGGGGCTTTAACCATTCTAGTAGTTATATTTCTATGCTGAGCCTGTGGGTCTGTGGCGCTTTAACCATTCTAGTAGTTGTATTTCTATGCTGAGCCTGTGGGTCTGTGGCGCTTTATAACTACTAGAATGGTTATTTATATGCTGAGCCTGCCTAAACCATGTCATCTAACTAACCACATCCTGAAACTCAGCCTGCTTTTCACTTCTCGGCCTTCTCAGGCTCGTTGTAAAGCTCGCTGTACTTGGGCGGGTGGGCGCTGAAGCTGAACTTGGACAGGTGGGCGCTGACGCTGAACAGCACAGGAACCGCTACGGTAGAGCTCCTCAGCTGAGCCAGCAGGACGGCAGACATCACCGCTCCCAGGAGCTGGgagaacaacacaacaacatcaaTTAAACACAACCACGTGGGTGACAGCAAGCCAGGGACTAGTAGAGATATTCAACTGACAGTTTGATGTGTAAGGTGTGAAATGTGCGCGGTACAGAATGCGTGCTCACAGCCAGAGCAGCGAATCCGAAGGAAAAGCCCAACAGGATGTCCAGAACTTTAGCCAGGTAGCCCTGGAGGATGGGCAAGCAGGGCTGTGGGACAGAGGTCCGTTAAAACTCATTGGAACACAGATCAGAACTCAGTCATGGTGCTGTCTGGCTCAGATGGTTACAGTGTGGTGCTAGCGATGCCAAGGTCacgggttcaattcccacagggatCACAAAACTAAAAATGTGCAGATTGAAAAAAGACGTAGGTACATTTCATGTCTGTGTAATAACGTGACTCAGATCACGGCTCAATAGAGCTTCATTCAGTGTGCTGCTCTGTGATCAGTGACAAAAGCAACCGGTTCTGTCTAGGAATGTAGACGACAACAGGGCTGATCTAAAGATAACAGAAAAGGGTAGCTGGTCCAACCTGTTTGTAGATCAGCTGCTGTTGTTCAGTCATCTTGAACTCTGAAAAGAACGACAACTGAaaaacagaagaagaaaaaatgacACGACATAACCCTTTATGAGTGCATCTAACAGACATAACCCTTTATGAGTGCATCTAACAGACATAACCCTTTATGAGTGTATCTAACAGACATAACCCTTTATGAGTGTATCTAACAGACATAACCCTTTATGAGTGTATCTAACAGACATAACCCTTTATGAGTGTATCTAACAGACATAATGTACTGAAGGGTTAAAGGTCATGGTAGACCAGGATGTAAACCTATGTGCATATGAActgagaagaaggaggaggagcctATTGACTATAAAGCTCCATCATCAGTCCTGTCATGTAGAGTTGATCTGAACTCACCTGGTATGGCATGTTCAGACATGTACCTTCCATCTGATCTTCCTCACCCTCACAGAGACAGGAGTCAGGTATGTTGTTGCCCCAGTCTGTGTAACTGAACAGTCCACAGCACTTCAACTGTTAAAAAAACACCCCACACACAGTCAGCGTATCAGACAAGGACATGTTGAGAACAGTACACTAGTTGAACCACTAGGTCAACCTCTTCCTCATTCACTGCTGGTTAGAGTCAACACGTCTGTTATGCCCAGCAGTGTCTGGACCTATTTGGAAGGAACACTTCATTTTTGGGGGTTTGGGAGGACAGTAGACTCATTGGTCAAGGGTAGGGATCAAGTGAACACTACAGTGTGTTGTTACATGAAGTTAACATTACTGAGGTACATGTTGAACACGcaactgcggttgaaaattagccggctggctaaaactggcacttttactgaaacgttgattaatgtgcactgtccctgtaaaaataaaaataaactcaaaaaataaactcaaactacAATGTAACTTCTCAAAACTATTAAGTATTGAATGAATGATATTATTGTAAACCTTAGTGAAATATTTCCTGCTGATGTTTCAATGGAAAAGACGGACTAGATCCCAAACGGGATCCGTTGATATATTGAATGTTATGGACATGTCAGGTATATTCTGGTGAAATGATTCATGGAAATGTCCCGTACATTCAGCTGGATCCTCTCAGTGAGCTGTCTAACATCAGGGGAGGCTTCGTTCAGAGGCAGGACCTCACGGAACTTCTCCTCCACGATCTGCTCCATCTGCAAAACAAACAGAACAACCGCAGACGTCAACAATGGCCTTGAcagagttcacacacacacacacacacacacacacacacacacaatcccagtTATCAACAAGGCCCTATGCAACTTCACACATCTAAACCTGCATGTATGGATATAGGTCATGTTGTGCCTTGTGTGTGAAAAATCCCCTGAATAAATCACATGAATGCTGATTGTTTTCAGGTTGCCTCATCAGAAACAGATATAGTGTGGGACACCTAGCTGCTGGAAGACTTTCTGTTAAGAGACTGTAGGTCCCCTAGCAAAAGTTCAGTATTTATATAACATACTATATCCATCCCTTGGGGAAAGGAAACAAAGAAACTGGGAAATGATAATAGACAGTTGATACTACAGTACCACTGGCTGTAGACCTGTCTACCAGTATAACACATCAAGTATTACAGGACAGTCATGTAcagacattattattattattaacaaaCAATACCTCAGAACGGTACATGGCTGTGGGCACCGCCAGACGCAGGAGGCCGAAGCAGCCAATAAAACAGGCTACCAGAAActagagagaaagtgaaagatagAGAGACTTAGTTCATAAACCATTTTCTGTCCAATAAAGTTACTGTGTGACTCAGTGAATCGTTAAACAAAACTGGTTACGAAATGGTAAGTGTCTTTCCCAATGTGTACGATATAAACAGGATATCAgggtggtttcccagacacagactaagcctagtcctggactaaaaagcaagcTCAAGTAGGTATCTTCATTGAAAACCcgtttttagtccaggactagggttAATCTATGTTTGGGAAACTGTGACATATTGTATATTGTTCTATGGTCGTAGTTGTCTGAATGAATGTGAACTCAGCTCGTCGCAGTAGACCCCCTCACCACGATCAGGGGAATTCTCTTCTGTCTGTGTGCTCCGTACGCTCCAAGCAGAGACATGGCCATGGTGATGCCTCCTACCACATACAGCACCACAAACCCTTTGGACTGGTTCTCAAACTGAAAAACAATACAACATCCATCGTGTGTCACAGCATACCATTATGTCATCATAATAGCCCACGTCCCTTCTCTTTTTCTGGACAAGTTTTTATTTACATGTCTTTTTTTAATGGCGGGCTAAAGGTACAAAACTAACAAAGAAATACCTACATTCCTAATAGGGGGGAAAAAAtctcctttttttatttttattgcacGGTAGACCTTGTATAGGACAGTACTTTAGGAACATTGACTTTGTACACAAGAGTTCACTTTGTATATATAGCTGACCAATAAGGAAGTATAGTTATAGTCTATTACCTAAACTGTTGACACATTAACCTGTTTTTCAGATGCTGCAGCGTTTAATGCATATGTGTAACTGTTTGTTTCCACTTTTGGTTTGTCAAAATAGAGAAATTATAATCAAAATGAATTATCTTTGGTAAGAATtcattcaatatatatatatatatattcgtaAAATACAGTTTGAATGTAATTTGAACTTTGAGCCCATTTAGCTCTTGTCTAGGGTGTTACGTGTGCGGCTTTAAACTTCTTCAAAGCTCAACCCGCATGTAACGCCATGGACCAAAGCTAGATCCCATTTTACCTCTGAAGTACTGTCATGGTAGACGAATTGCCCCAGAAGTCCCAGGCCGATAATCACACCTCCAACAATCTAAAGAAAAACATCCCATCCACTATCAAATAACATTATTTTCATAATTGTACAAGGCATATAGCATAATGTAATAAAACATGTCTTTAAAGCCATATTTAACGGATGTAAACTTGGATTATACAACTTTATACAACATGGAGAGACACGTAGAAACCATATAATTTCACACAGATAGGCTACAAACATTTTTAAACGAACTTTTATGAGCAGAAGTGTTTGGTGAAGAAGATACGTGTTGTTTTGTTGCGCAGTTGATTACAATCGAACGTAACCTTAAAGTATCGACTACTGAGTTAAATCACATGTTCCTACTTGTATTTACAAATAAAGAGTTGCTAACTTACCGCGAACAGCAGGTTGAAGAAGATAAACAGCCGTTGGAAACAGCTATTAAGTTTAGCCATTGTCGTGTTTATCAGGTACTCAGAAAACGAACTCGACCTGTCTGTGCTGTTTGTGCGTGTGTCCGTTTTCCGGGTAGCCTATGTGGTAGGCAGTACTTAGTTCGTTCCTGTAAATTACACTGTAACCAacgatgtatataaaccctggatttcGGGATGCTATTTATTCCCATTATGATCCTTTGAAACCATCGGGCGACCATATTGGAACGCCCCGGTATGGCCCGGTCCTCCATacgaatgaatggaattctacactaTTTTTAAattaaggacaaaattacatgtatttcataatttttgttgttgtagttgggACAGTATCATTAgtcatcaaaaaatatatatactttaataaggaaaatgttttatattttttaaatttttaatttGTATGATTAGCTCACATGATTTAATTTGAAAGTATggattaaggtgtctgtaatggAATAAATACATTTCTATAGATTCCAAAATACAATTACAACtgtgggggagtgccaagatggaggctcGATGGCTTCAACACAGCACCCCCTAAAAATCATCTAGTGTACATATATATAAATCACTTACCGTAAGCTTTTTTtaatgtgtatttttttttaaattacatttcaAATTACAACACAATAACAACATAACATAGAACATCACTGCACGGGAGCACAGACAGAAGGAGTAACCCGGACACGTCACACGGGCTATACAGCTGAAGCGTCCGTTCAGATGTTGAACGTTTTCTCACCACCAAGTGGTAGTTCAGTCGCGGGTATTTGAGTGGTAGAGGATGAAACTACGTGAAACTGGGCcgacattctgctaattttctcatcgatgaaacatttgatcaatatattttttctgtTCCCTAaactacaatatgttacgaacacAGTGCAGTGAGTTGTAACGACTTGACGCTTCACCAAATATTTTAATTGAATTGTTTAGAAAGAGTGCTAGGTCGAATTGAATTTGTGCACAAGCGCACTTCACAGACTAGGCGTTCcctaatggaaatatgcaaaCACATGCTacaacgcgccaataggatctcgctagcccTTGCTTGGCTTTAACCACCTTGCTTGTTCTGCTCACTATGCTTTGTTTGCTCCCACTGTAAACGACACAGATgaactatcttgggttagttatattTCGCTGTAACTAGGCCTGTCCTGCATCATCTAAAGTACTTTTCCAGTGTTTACAAACTTGCCTACCGACATTACACTGGATGGATATAGCAGAACGAATatgaaaatatacactgctcaaaaaaataaagggaacacttaaacaacacaatgtaactccaagtcaatcacacttctgtgaaatcaaactgtccacttaggaagcaacactaattgacaatacatttcacatgctgttgtgcaaatgggatagacaacaggtggaaattataggcaattagcaagacacccccaaaaaaggagtgattctgcaggtggtgaccacagaccacttctcagttcctatgcttcctggctgatgttttggtcacttttgaattctggcggtgctctcactctagtggtagcatgagacggagtctacaacccacacaagtggctcaggtagtgcagttcatccaggatggcacatcaatgcgagctgtggcaaaaaggtttgctgtgtatgtcagcgtagtgtccagagcatggaggcgctaccaggagacaggccagtacatcaggagacgtggaggaggccgtaggagggcaacaacccagcagcaggaccgctacctccgcctttgtgcaaggaggtagCGTTTTGACAGGAGAGAGTGCTGAGTACAGGGGGAGTTTTGACAGGAGAGAGTGCTGAGGACGGGGGGAGTTTTGATAGGAGAGAGTGCTGAGGACAGGGGGAGTTTTGACAGGAGAGAGTGCTGAGGACGGGGGGAGTTTTGATAGGAGAGAGTGTTGAGGACAGGGGGAGTTTTGACAGGAGAGAGTGCTGAGGACGGGGGGAGTTTTGACAGGGTATAAGGGAGTACTGAGGACAGGGGGGAGTTTTGACAGGGTATAAGGGAGTACTGAGGACAGGGGGAGTTTTGACAGGGTATAAGGGAGTGCTGAGGACGGAGGGAGTTTTGACAGGAGAGAGTGCTGAGGACAGGGGGAGTTTTGACAGGGTATTAGAGAGTGCTGAGGACAGGGGGAGTTTTGACAGGAGAAGGTGCTGAGGACAGGGGGAGTTTTGACAGGAGAGAGTGCTGAGGACGGGGGGTTTTGACAGGGTATAAGGGAGTGCTGAGGACGGAGGGAGTTTTGACAGGAGAGAGTGCTGAGGACAGGGGGAGTTTTGACAGGGTATAAGGGAGTACTGAGGACAGGGGGAGTTTTGACAGGGTATAAGGGAGTGCTGAGGACGGAGGGAGTTTTGACAGGAGAGAGTGCTGAGGATGGGGGGAGTTTTGACAGGAGAGAGTGCTGAGGACGGGGGGGAGTTTTGACAGGAGAGAGTGCTGAGGACAGGGGGGAGTTTTGACAGGAGAGAGTGCTGAGGACGAGGGGAGTTTTGACAGGAGAGAGTGCTGAGGACGGGGGGAGTTTTGACAGGAGAGAGTGCTGAGGACAGGGGTGAGTTTTGACAGGGTATTAGAGAGTGCTGAGGACAAGGGGGAGTTTTGACAGGAGAGAGTGCTGAGGACAGGGGGAGTTTTGACAGGAGAGAGTGCTGAGGACGGGGGGAGTTTTGACAGGAGAGAGTGCTGAGGACAGGGGTGAGTTTTGACAGGAGAGAGTGCTGAGGACAGGGGGAGTTTTGACAGGAGAGAGTGTTGAGGACAGGGGGAGTTTTGACAGGAGAAGGTGCTGAGGACAGGGGGAGTTTTGACAGGAGAGAGTGCTGAGGACAGGGGGAGTTTTGACAGGAGAGAGTGCTGAGGACAGGGGGAGTTTTGACAGGAGAGAGTGCTGAGGACGGGGGGAGTTTTGACAGTGTATTAGAGAGTGCTGAGGACAGGGGGAGTTTTGACAGGAGAGAGTGCTGAGGACAGGGGGAGTTTTGACAGGGTATTAGAGAGTGCTGAGGACAGGGGGAGTTTTGACAGGGTATTAGAGAGTGCTGAGGACAGGGGCAGTTTTGACAGGAGAGATTGCTGAGGACAGGTGGAGTTTTGACAGGGTATTAGAGAGTGCTGAGGACAGGGGGAGTTTTGACAGGGTATTAGAGAGTGCTGAGGACAGGGGGAGTTTTGACAGGGTATTAGAGAGTGCTGAGGACAGGGGGAGTTTTGACAGGGTATTAGAGAGTGCTGAGGACAGGGGGAGTTTTGACAGGGTATTAGAGAGTGCTGAGGACAGGGGGAGTTTTGACAGGAGAGAGTGCTGAGGACGGGGGGAGTTTTGACAGGAGAGAGTGCTGAGGACGGGGGGAAGTTTTGATAGGAGAGAGTGTTGAGGACGGGGGGGAGTTTTGACAGGAGAGAGTGCGGAAAGGGGGAGTTTTGACAGGAGAGAGTGCTGAGGACAGGGGGAGTTTTGACAGGAGAGAGTGCTGAGGACAGGGGGAGTTTTGACAGGAGAGAGTGCTGAGGACAGGGGGAGTTTTGACAGGAGAGAGTGCTGAGGACAGGGGGAGTTTTGACAGGAGAGAGTGCTGAGGACGGGGGGAGTTTTGACAGGAGAGAGTGCTGAGGACAGGGGGAGTTTTGACAGGGTATTAGAGAGTGCTGAGGACTGGGGGAGTTTTGACAGGGTATTAGAGAGTGCTGAGGACAGGGGGAGTTTTGACAGGGTATAACGGAGTGCTGCGTCACTCGAAAGGGCCGTACTCAGCTGTTGCTTCTTTTGGGTATTTAACAAGTGAAATTCACTTGAGTTTTTTCTGGTAAACAAGTTTATTGCATATTGAGTTAAACTTTCAGTATGCAGCACCTACACTGAGCTCCACTGGACAGGAAGGTATGCAGCACCTACACTGAGCTCCACTGGTCAGGAAGGTATGCAGAACTGGGCTACACTGGACTGGACGGTATGCAGCACCTACACTGAGCTCCACTGGACAGGAAGGTATGCAACACCTACA
This is a stretch of genomic DNA from Salvelinus alpinus chromosome 11, SLU_Salpinus.1, whole genome shotgun sequence. It encodes these proteins:
- the LOC139533603 gene encoding tetraspanin-8-like, which codes for MAKLNSCFQRLFIFFNLLFAIVGGVIIGLGLLGQFVYHDSTSEFENQSKGFVVLYVVGGITMAMSLLGAYGAHRQKRIPLIVFLVACFIGCFGLLRLAVPTAMYRSEMEQIVEEKFREVLPLNEASPDVRQLTERIQLNLKCCGLFSYTDWGNNIPDSCLCEGEEDQMEGTCLNMPYQLSFFSEFKMTEQQQLIYKQPCLPILQGYLAKVLDILLGFSFGFAALALLGAVMSAVLLAQLRSSTVAVPVLFSVSAHLSKFSFSAHPPKYSELYNEPEKAEK